AGCTGCGAGTTCAGATACCGGTCAAAATCGGGCCAGCCTTTGGAAGGCCGCTCGGCGCGCGCCTTGAGCAGCGCAATCAGCTCTTCGAATATCTTCAGGTTGAGTTCCGTGTTGGAATACCTCACGACATCCAACGCGTAGTAATTGTTGACCCCCGACAGCATCGCAGCGAGCCCGACGCCCAGCGAATCTCCCGGCCCGAGCTCCGCCAGGGTATTGGGCACTGACCGCATCCCGTTTTCCCACAGAATCGTAAGGTGCTTCAGCCAAACGCCGTAGGAATACGAAGCTGAATTCGTGCCACCCGTCCCGCGTCGAAATATTCTTCGGAGGCCCGGAACAAAAGTCGCAAGTCCCCTTATCACCAGACTGACTGTCATATGGAGACCCTACAAAATCTCAGCATGTTACAGTTGAGCCTTGCGTTTGCGCCCGAACCGTCTTTGCTCGAGTCGAAAGCAACCGGATTAGTCATTTGCGGCCCGCTGCGCACTCACACGGTCCTGAGCGGACATTGCCACCATTAAAGTGAAACCTACCAACCACTAATATCCGGAGGTGACGTTATAGCTAAACAAAGCGGCTACAAGGGCGCACACCGCAAGTGGAAGCGCGACTCCCGCGCCCGTCCCTTTGCGCCCCACACAGACGCCAGCACAAATGCCGGCACCACGGCAGCGCCGATCAAAGGATAGGAAGTTCAACGCTGTTTTGCAACAGGTACTGTTACGTCGGACGGGCCGGCCGGTGATCCGGCGGCCCGCGCGGGGGCGGTAAGAGCCCGTTTGGGCCGATCCCGGCCGAGTTCTGGGTGGGTGTCTGAGCTTTAGGGCGACGGACGGGCGAGGCCCGGATGCCCGGACGCGAGCCCATCGGTGCCGTCAAGTCCCGTTGACCGGTAGGAAGGTTCCGGGGGTGGAGGGCGCCTATCCGCTCGCGCCCTGGTCGAACTCATACTCGGGTAGGAGCTCACTCAGAGCGAACGTATCGCCTTCGCGTGCATCGAAGGCGCCGAGACGGAAGGGGTGCGGTTTCACGAGGCAAGCGCTTTGACGGATGGAGGACATTGCCGCGGTCCAACAAACACGAGGTGCGTACCCGCGTGCTGCGGCTCTTCAGGCGCTCCTCGGGTGATAGGAGGTAGTTCGCCGACCTCAGCTTATTACCCGCACCAGCCTTTTTGCACGTCATTTCATGGGGTTAGACCTTAAGTACGCGCCATTCAATACCGACCCCCCGATCTGGCCCCTGAGCCCCGCAACCCCACGCGGTCTGCCCGAATAACTGCTTCCCGACCCGGCGCAGACCCGCCCAATCACTCCCCCGCCCCCAACGAGAAGGCACCACGCTTGCGAAACCGCCTTGTATATCCTATCCTTATCCGTTGGCCACGCTGGCGACTGCGCAGTGCCGAAGCCGTACTGAAGCTCCGGTCGCTTCACTCCAGCGGCGATCCGGATGCCTACTCGACGTTTCACAAACCCGAAGAGCTATAGCGCAACCAACCTCTCACGGATGGCAAGCCATGACTTTCGAAAGGCCGCGTGACCGTTCCAAGCGTCGTTCTAAACGAGCCGCACCCAATCGTATTTCTCTAATGTGATGCCGTGCCATGATAAGCAAAAATCCCAACAAAGCATTTTGCTATTTCGTCATTTCAATCGGCTTTGTGCTAATTGCGATCAACATCCTTGGATTTATGACGAGCCCGAGTGTCGTTGGAAAAGATAATGAACAAAAAAAAAGCAATTCCTGGGTATGATTACCCAACTCAAGACTCATCAAAACTTAGATCTCTCCTTGATCGACCTATGGACACCTTTGATTTGGTTGCTGTGAATGACATAATATCTGCGTCACTAGTCCATTCCGACAAGAGAACAATACAACTATATGAGAATTGGTTGCTCTGGCTGGGTGGTAAATTCTATGAACCACTCTCACGAACTCAAGATGCCGAAAGAATAGTGGCAGGGAGAGGTGGTCTTTGTTCTGAAGTTTCCGCGGTCATGAACAGGATCGCAGAGCGTAATGGGCTCGAGGCAAGATTTATTGGGTTGAATGGGCATGTGGTTTCTGAAATTAAAACAGAAAATGGATGGCGTGTTGCAGACCCAGACTATGGTGTCACCTATGCTGTAGGGCTCGGCTATTTAGAGGGAGAACATGGTCCTCAGACAATGAAAAGCGCGCTAAGAGGCATGGGTTATAATGACAAAACGATAGAATCCTATATCAAGATATTCCAATCCTCTGAAGACAACGTAGTCTCCGATGTCGGTATTGCTTTGAGTCCTAGGCTATATAGAGCTGAGATGATCGCGGAGTGGTTGAAATGGATAATCCCAGTACTACTAATATTAGGCGGTATCAGCTATACGAGAAAACACATAATCGCGTAACCGGGTGCATTTAGCCCTCAGTCCACACACCAACAAGTGTTGTGTATCACAAATATATGTCATTATCAAGTCCCTTA
The genomic region above belongs to Pseudomonadota bacterium and contains:
- a CDS encoding transglutaminase domain-containing protein is translated as MNKKKAIPGYDYPTQDSSKLRSLLDRPMDTFDLVAVNDIISASLVHSDKRTIQLYENWLLWLGGKFYEPLSRTQDAERIVAGRGGLCSEVSAVMNRIAERNGLEARFIGLNGHVVSEIKTENGWRVADPDYGVTYAVGLGYLEGEHGPQTMKSALRGMGYNDKTIESYIKIFQSSEDNVVSDVGIALSPRLYRAEMIAEWLKWIIPVLLILGGISYTRKHIIA